In Crinalium epipsammum PCC 9333, the following are encoded in one genomic region:
- a CDS encoding IS1/IS1595 family N-terminal zinc-binding domain-containing protein — MTEYLESYRRMARAIRFVPPLARNQEYHRQIHDLVPPAVVVNSVSKNILPDTTETPALGPAPDPSEHIAALVRDAVSKPTVMPVIYAIPENIGDRISRMAPPKPLNQVVFAPKLPEPDPNWIAAQKVAQSPPALEENTQVEDSPASAITSSSVVAPPPEVQQEMPAIETPESTVLETDNQVEETPPTPKPALEAPPAEETPVQAELPSSSETEAIAPGVATETPSLEEIPSQEPALENSTSNENVEQTPYLAAETFTTEAPPAEETEIHPTEPEASVPETAPLEQNATEENSTEVTPAISLESTASAPVAPETSVLEEIPSQALEVEHSTEAEVLPQIETPAPVESLQVSSPSDGTETNLESLSSSSLEVTSPESSLQPTIPDSKEETQVKCPACDSTELRKNGHRKDKQRYICKDCGKQFVEPDTLAAKNHPSSNKSATKTAEAKENKSVTGVSDRASKSSSNQGKTNKKSKGFGTRKNKK; from the coding sequence GTGACAGAATATTTAGAATCTTATCGACGGATGGCTCGTGCTATCCGATTTGTACCCCCACTGGCGCGAAACCAGGAGTATCACAGACAAATACATGATTTGGTGCCGCCAGCAGTGGTGGTCAATTCAGTATCAAAAAATATTTTACCTGATACTACAGAAACACCTGCTCTAGGACCAGCCCCCGACCCTTCAGAACACATTGCGGCTCTGGTACGAGATGCTGTATCAAAGCCAACCGTTATGCCTGTCATTTATGCGATTCCTGAAAATATTGGCGATCGCATCAGTCGCATGGCTCCCCCTAAGCCATTAAATCAGGTAGTTTTTGCCCCGAAACTTCCCGAACCTGACCCCAACTGGATCGCGGCTCAGAAAGTTGCACAGTCGCCTCCTGCCTTAGAGGAAAATACTCAGGTAGAGGATAGCCCTGCTTCAGCAATTACTTCAAGCTCGGTAGTTGCCCCTCCGCCTGAAGTACAACAGGAAATGCCAGCGATAGAAACACCGGAATCTACTGTACTGGAGACAGATAATCAAGTAGAGGAGACACCACCAACCCCTAAACCAGCCTTAGAAGCGCCTCCAGCAGAGGAAACACCCGTTCAGGCTGAATTGCCTAGTAGCTCCGAAACAGAGGCGATCGCACCTGGTGTAGCCACAGAAACGCCGTCTTTAGAGGAGATACCCTCTCAGGAACCAGCATTAGAAAATTCCACATCAAACGAAAATGTAGAGCAAACACCATATCTAGCAGCAGAAACCTTCACAACAGAAGCGCCTCCAGCAGAGGAAACAGAGATTCATCCTACTGAGCCAGAGGCATCTGTACCAGAGACAGCACCTCTAGAGCAAAATGCTACTGAGGAAAATTCTACCGAAGTAACACCAGCTATTAGCTTAGAATCAACAGCTTCGGCTCCTGTAGCGCCAGAAACGTCTGTATTGGAAGAAATACCCTCTCAGGCTTTAGAAGTTGAACACTCTACTGAAGCAGAGGTATTGCCTCAAATAGAGACACCTGCGCCCGTAGAATCACTACAGGTTTCATCGCCAAGTGACGGAACCGAGACAAACTTAGAAAGCCTTAGTTCTAGTTCCCTAGAGGTAACATCTCCAGAGTCCTCACTACAGCCGACTATCCCAGATAGTAAAGAGGAAACACAGGTTAAATGTCCTGCGTGTGATTCTACTGAACTGAGAAAAAATGGTCATCGTAAAGATAAGCAAAGGTATATTTGCAAAGATTGCGGTAAGCAGTTTGTAGAGCCTGATACTTTAGCTGCAAAAAATCACCCAAGTAGTAATAAATCTGCTACCAAAACGGCTGAAGCTAAGGAAAATAAATCTGTTACGGGTGTTAGCGATCGCGCATCCAAATCTAGTTCAAATCAAGGTAAAACCAATAAGAAATCTAAAGGGTTTGGTACTAGAAAAAACAAAAAATAG
- a CDS encoding GNAT family N-acetyltransferase yields MTDLLLNNYQQRRGSGKDKALLVKFMQLTYQELFLEQQDFSHLAVTVERYFSQETPLWLVEFLGSEEQETPSISNEQGGLIRKVSAVPAIACLWLGNAVDQVQGDRFSHIFLLYVNPNHRRRGIGSALMRHAENWAKSKGDRQIGLQVFEINTPAVNLYHKLGYQTQSLWMVKPLSK; encoded by the coding sequence GTGACAGATTTATTACTAAATAATTACCAACAACGGAGAGGATCAGGAAAAGACAAAGCACTACTGGTAAAGTTCATGCAATTAACTTACCAGGAACTTTTTCTGGAGCAGCAAGATTTTTCCCATTTAGCTGTAACAGTTGAAAGATACTTTTCTCAAGAAACGCCGTTGTGGTTGGTAGAATTTTTGGGTAGTGAAGAACAGGAAACCCCCTCAATCTCCAATGAGCAGGGGGGGTTAATTAGAAAGGTTTCTGCTGTTCCTGCGATCGCTTGTTTGTGGTTGGGTAATGCCGTAGATCAGGTGCAGGGCGATCGCTTTTCCCACATTTTTTTACTTTATGTTAATCCCAATCACCGCCGGAGAGGGATCGGTTCGGCTTTGATGCGCCATGCAGAAAACTGGGCTAAGTCAAAAGGCGATCGCCAAATTGGGTTGCAGGTGTTTGAAATCAATACACCTGCTGTCAATCTTTATCACAAACTTGGTTATCAAACTCAGTCACTTTGGATGGTAAAACCTTTAAGCAAATAG
- a CDS encoding AmpG family muropeptide MFS transporter has protein sequence MKATQSLLQAFQSRKMAALSLLGFSSGLPLFLTSRTLQVWMTEEKVDLGVIGLFAIVSLPYSLKFAWSPLLDRFAPPFLGRRRGWLVVTQVGLLLAIAAMALQKPAQDVQVLQLLAINALIITFLSATQDIAGDAYRTDVLKPNELEAGASIWVLGYRVALLATSFLALILADYMPWNVVYLLMAAFMAVGLITSFWAPPAAGEDLQNRSPLSLKDIIFLIIIVALVVGLLAGVFTSFIPLNVFYWVVASLIVVWLITSFLLPKRNLENVLSDRPPQSLQDAVVMPFQEFFQRFGLPKGSLILVFILLYKLGDALVGNMANPFLIAINFTKTQIGAIQGGMGFLATTVGVLAGGAILTKLGINRCLWIFGILQLVSNFGYYALAVTGKNDSLLVVAINIENFCAGLVTVVTVAFLMSLCNHRFTTTQFALFSSLVAISRDILSAPAGQLAKATGWPSFFLITVVLAIPGLLLLPVVAPWNGQPMAIPNSGINDQN, from the coding sequence ATGAAAGCAACTCAATCATTGCTGCAAGCTTTTCAAAGCCGTAAAATGGCTGCTTTATCATTACTAGGTTTTTCTTCGGGTTTACCGTTATTTTTAACGAGTAGAACCCTGCAAGTTTGGATGACAGAAGAAAAAGTAGATTTGGGAGTAATTGGGTTATTTGCGATCGTATCTTTGCCCTATTCACTCAAATTTGCCTGGTCGCCTTTATTGGATCGGTTTGCGCCGCCTTTTCTAGGACGCAGGCGGGGTTGGCTAGTCGTTACTCAGGTTGGGTTGTTATTAGCGATCGCAGCTATGGCATTGCAAAAACCAGCCCAAGATGTACAAGTACTACAACTGTTAGCAATTAATGCCTTAATTATTACTTTTTTGAGTGCAACTCAGGACATTGCAGGTGATGCCTATCGTACCGATGTATTAAAACCAAATGAACTAGAAGCAGGCGCATCAATTTGGGTACTAGGCTATCGTGTTGCCTTGTTAGCAACAAGTTTCCTGGCTTTAATTTTAGCCGATTATATGCCTTGGAATGTTGTTTATTTGTTAATGGCAGCTTTCATGGCAGTAGGATTAATTACATCTTTTTGGGCTCCACCAGCAGCAGGTGAAGATTTGCAAAATCGCTCACCACTATCTCTAAAAGATATAATTTTCCTGATAATTATAGTTGCATTAGTAGTAGGCTTACTAGCGGGCGTTTTTACAAGCTTCATTCCCTTGAATGTGTTTTATTGGGTAGTAGCAAGCTTGATTGTAGTCTGGCTAATCACATCTTTTTTGTTACCGAAACGTAACTTAGAAAATGTTTTATCAGATAGACCACCCCAATCTTTGCAAGATGCCGTAGTTATGCCATTTCAAGAGTTTTTTCAAAGATTTGGTTTGCCTAAAGGCAGCTTGATTCTTGTTTTTATATTACTCTACAAACTTGGCGACGCTTTGGTAGGAAACATGGCTAATCCATTTTTGATCGCCATAAATTTTACTAAAACTCAAATAGGAGCAATTCAAGGAGGCATGGGTTTTCTGGCGACTACTGTGGGAGTATTAGCTGGTGGCGCAATTCTAACTAAACTAGGTATAAATCGCTGTCTTTGGATATTTGGTATTCTGCAATTAGTCAGTAACTTTGGTTACTATGCCTTAGCCGTTACTGGTAAAAATGATTCTCTTCTTGTTGTAGCAATTAATATTGAAAATTTCTGTGCTGGATTAGTTACAGTTGTTACAGTTGCATTTTTAATGAGTCTTTGTAACCACCGTTTTACAACTACTCAATTTGCATTATTCTCTAGCTTAGTAGCTATCAGTAGAGATATCCTTTCTGCTCCAGCAGGTCAGTTAGCTAAAGCAACAGGCTGGCCTTCATTCTTTTTGATTACTGTAGTATTAGCTATACCTGGATTGTTGCTTTTGCCTGTTGTTGCCCCTTGGAACGGTCAACCTATGGCGATACCAAACTCAGGAATAAACGATCAAAACTAG
- the lexA gene encoding transcriptional repressor LexA yields the protein MEPLTDAQQKLYDWLVDYISQHQHAPSIRQMMLAMNLKSPAPIQSRLEHLRIKGYINWTEGKARTLRIIRGANGVPVLGTIAAGGLVEPFTDVVDHIDFSQVFRQPDYFALRVVGDSMIDDQIAEGDMVIMRPVPEPERVKNGTIVAARVEAHGTTLKRYHRHGETITLKPSNPKYDPIKVMANQVEVQGILVGVWRGYDSVLKSTPKRQ from the coding sequence ATGGAACCCCTGACAGACGCTCAACAAAAACTTTATGATTGGCTAGTAGATTACATTAGCCAGCATCAACACGCACCTTCAATCAGGCAGATGATGCTGGCAATGAACTTAAAATCACCAGCACCAATTCAAAGCCGCCTAGAACATTTACGCATTAAAGGATATATTAACTGGACAGAAGGTAAAGCACGCACGCTTCGGATTATTCGTGGCGCTAATGGAGTACCAGTCTTAGGAACAATTGCTGCTGGTGGTTTAGTTGAACCATTCACCGACGTAGTAGATCATATAGATTTTTCTCAAGTATTCCGTCAGCCAGATTATTTTGCTCTACGGGTAGTTGGCGACAGCATGATCGATGACCAAATTGCCGAAGGCGATATGGTGATCATGCGACCCGTACCAGAACCAGAAAGAGTTAAAAATGGCACTATCGTAGCGGCGCGAGTTGAAGCACACGGCACAACTTTAAAACGCTATCACCGTCATGGAGAGACAATTACTCTCAAACCGTCTAATCCCAAGTACGATCCGATTAAAGTAATGGCTAACCAAGTGGAAGTACAAGGGATTTTAGTAGGTGTTTGGCGTGGTTACGATTCAGTGCTAAAATCAACACCCAAGCGACAGTAA